Proteins from a genomic interval of Ndongobacter massiliensis:
- a CDS encoding V-type ATP synthase subunit D: MAVYRLSATKANLLRAKETLARMQTGYELLDKKRVVLQRETASLLARSRAVQQEINAVLADYYRAMRHAFITVGSARVRAVATRVPVDNSLDIVERSLMGVPIPEVHSAKRPVEVGYFAGDMALDQAVAALQRFRDLLPELAALENSVTRVEREIDKTQKRANALEKVQIPRYAGMVREMEQVLEEKEREEFFRLKRVKKGRQKKREKTPA, translated from the coding sequence ATGGCGGTCTATCGGCTCAGTGCGACCAAGGCGAATTTGTTGCGCGCCAAGGAGACGCTCGCACGTATGCAGACCGGGTACGAGTTGTTGGATAAAAAGCGTGTCGTCTTGCAGCGGGAAACCGCCAGTCTTCTAGCGCGCAGCCGGGCGGTACAGCAGGAAATCAACGCGGTTTTAGCCGATTACTATCGGGCCATGCGCCACGCCTTTATTACGGTGGGTTCGGCGCGGGTGCGCGCTGTTGCCACCCGCGTGCCCGTCGATAATTCCCTGGATATCGTCGAGCGCTCATTGATGGGTGTACCTATTCCGGAAGTGCATAGCGCGAAGCGTCCGGTGGAAGTGGGGTATTTTGCGGGGGACATGGCGTTGGACCAAGCAGTCGCCGCGTTGCAGCGTTTTCGCGACCTGCTTCCCGAACTGGCTGCGCTGGAAAATTCGGTGACGCGCGTGGAGCGGGAAATCGACAAGACGCAGAAACGTGCCAATGCACTGGAAAAAGTGCAGATTCCACGATACGCGGGTATGGTTCGGGAAATGGAACAAGTCTTGGAAGAGAAAGAGCGCGAGGAGTTTTTCCGTCTGAAGCGGGTGAAAAAAGGCCGACAAAAAAAGCGTGAAAAAACCCCGGCGTAA
- a CDS encoding V-type ATP synthase subunit E — MVELSSKVELFHRMIWGEAKKASNQALYEATESTTLLIEKRKQEVEEKNRQAAERRVRLAEERSNREIALQKEANRQKRLAMRETCLEEVLAALQARLRAYTQTSEYREALQSELQTALATHVAAQVRVLPQDQAFVQAQIGAQIPVSALPAEELGGFILDLQGGRTRLRCTLRAQLEENAYEIGKELTEWLEKRQ, encoded by the coding sequence ATGGTTGAATTATCGAGCAAGGTGGAGTTGTTTCACCGGATGATCTGGGGAGAAGCCAAAAAAGCCTCCAATCAGGCGCTGTACGAGGCAACCGAAAGCACAACCTTGTTAATTGAAAAACGAAAACAGGAAGTGGAAGAAAAGAATCGACAGGCCGCAGAGCGGCGGGTACGATTGGCGGAAGAGCGCAGCAATCGGGAGATTGCGCTGCAAAAGGAAGCGAACCGGCAAAAGCGCCTGGCGATGCGGGAAACTTGTTTGGAAGAGGTCCTGGCGGCGCTCCAAGCGCGGTTGCGCGCCTACACGCAGACGTCGGAGTACCGGGAAGCGCTGCAAAGCGAGTTGCAAACCGCTTTAGCGACACATGTTGCTGCTCAGGTGCGGGTGTTGCCTCAGGATCAGGCGTTCGTGCAGGCACAAATCGGTGCGCAGATTCCGGTGTCCGCGCTTCCTGCAGAGGAACTGGGTGGATTTATCCTCGATTTGCAGGGCGGGCGTACGCGCCTGCGCTGTACGCTGCGTGCGCAGTTGGAAGAGAATGCCTATGAAATCGGAAAAGAGTTGACGGAATGGTTGGAGAAAAGGCAATGA
- a CDS encoding V-type ATP synthase subunit B — translation MRPEYTKTDHLKSAIVEIEGVEAPRYGEIVEVQMSERSLLGQVMGIAGKRVTVQVYGDTTGLTTANAVVSFRGRPLELSLSEEILGRTFDGVGRPIDGGGPVYSSHRYNINGQPMNPVAREYPKNFIQTGISAIDGLMTLIRGQKLPIFSGSGLDHDALAAQIVRQAQIRNTTDDFCFVFGAIGVKKEEAAFFQQTFKSAGVSEKVVMYLNYADDPIMERIITPKCALTAAEYLAFETGRHVLVLLTDITSYAEALREISSLREEVPSRKGFPGYLYSDLASLYERAGLLRERPGSVTLLPILTMPNDDITHPIPDLTGYITEGQIVLSRELQQRGIYPGINILPSLSRLMKDGIGEGYTREDHADVMNQIYASYARVQEVRSLAQIVGESDLSKQDRQVLAFGEAFEQEFLAQRANENRSIEETLDIGWRVLSRLPEEELGHIDPALRAKYLPHAQRDVERASATASKEA, via the coding sequence GTGCGCCCGGAGTATACGAAAACCGATCACTTAAAAAGCGCCATCGTCGAAATTGAAGGGGTAGAGGCGCCGCGGTACGGAGAAATTGTCGAAGTGCAAATGTCGGAACGCTCCCTTTTGGGGCAGGTCATGGGTATTGCCGGAAAACGCGTGACGGTGCAAGTCTACGGCGATACGACGGGACTGACGACGGCTAATGCGGTAGTGTCTTTTCGCGGACGTCCGTTGGAACTTTCCCTCAGCGAAGAGATTTTAGGCCGTACCTTTGATGGCGTCGGCCGTCCGATCGACGGAGGCGGGCCCGTTTATTCCTCGCATCGGTATAATATAAACGGACAGCCCATGAATCCTGTGGCGCGCGAATATCCCAAAAATTTCATCCAAACGGGCATTTCCGCAATCGACGGGCTGATGACCTTGATTCGCGGGCAGAAACTCCCGATTTTCTCGGGTTCGGGTTTGGATCACGATGCGCTGGCGGCACAAATTGTCCGTCAGGCGCAGATCCGCAATACCACAGATGATTTCTGCTTCGTATTCGGAGCGATCGGCGTGAAAAAAGAAGAGGCGGCATTCTTTCAGCAGACCTTCAAAAGTGCCGGTGTTTCGGAGAAAGTCGTCATGTATCTGAATTATGCGGACGATCCGATTATGGAGCGCATCATCACGCCGAAGTGTGCATTGACAGCGGCGGAATATCTGGCTTTTGAGACGGGGCGACATGTGCTCGTTCTGCTCACGGACATTACGAGTTATGCGGAAGCGCTGCGCGAAATTTCCAGTTTGCGCGAAGAAGTACCGAGTCGAAAGGGCTTTCCGGGTTATCTCTATTCCGACCTGGCTTCGCTCTATGAACGCGCCGGATTATTGCGGGAGCGCCCCGGCTCGGTGACGCTGCTGCCGATTTTAACGATGCCGAATGACGACATTACGCATCCGATTCCGGATTTAACGGGCTACATCACGGAGGGGCAAATCGTTCTTTCCCGCGAATTGCAGCAAAGGGGCATCTATCCGGGCATCAATATTCTGCCGAGCCTTTCCCGTCTAATGAAGGACGGTATCGGCGAAGGGTATACGCGCGAGGATCATGCGGATGTGATGAACCAGATTTATGCGTCGTATGCGCGCGTACAGGAAGTGCGCAGTCTGGCGCAAATTGTCGGCGAATCGGATCTTTCCAAACAGGATCGCCAGGTGCTCGCCTTTGGAGAGGCGTTTGAACAGGAATTTCTCGCCCAGCGCGCGAACGAAAATCGCTCGATCGAGGAGACGCTGGACATCGGTTGGCGTGTCCTCAGTCGATTGCCGGAAGAGGAACTTGGGCACATTGATCCGGCATTGCGCGCGAAATATCTGCCGCACGCGCAGCGAGACGTCGAGCGCGCATCTGCAACCGCGTCCAAGGAGGCGTAA
- a CDS encoding V-type ATP synthase subunit F, whose translation MKICLLTDDEHAALGARLSGMEARRSVEATPEEHRKMWGDAVEDPSIAVLILSESVYQSVAEAAEAHRKTGNAPLLIRLPAYGQYFTDAPSPQEGFPQHAVGTREVSNG comes from the coding sequence ATGAAAATCTGTTTATTGACTGACGATGAGCACGCTGCACTGGGGGCGCGCCTTTCCGGAATGGAGGCGCGTCGCAGCGTGGAAGCGACGCCGGAAGAGCATCGAAAAATGTGGGGAGATGCCGTCGAAGATCCGTCCATTGCCGTGCTGATACTGAGTGAAAGCGTCTATCAATCCGTAGCGGAGGCGGCGGAAGCCCACCGCAAGACCGGCAATGCACCGCTGCTCATTCGGTTACCGGCGTATGGTCAGTATTTTACGGATGCACCGTCGCCGCAGGAGGGTTTCCCCCAACACGCGGTCGGAACGCGGGAGGTGTCGAATGGTTGA
- a CDS encoding V-type ATP synthase subunit I, with amino-acid sequence MAVEKMSMVQVVGRLDRLDEMVRAMFGAASMELVDAQREIEHYSFTIDTGKENLTRTLDMNHVTTFEREDLWTDLLAKWPEVMGREPAESAKGALMNKEEAQALFSSFEALHEAMQNLDDEDAALEAEARSLRLFSAKEVELADLSDLVNFSYAYGTLTEAGRRTIRGNYENIPAAVLHLGQTEGEEAYFMLYPLRLAEEIQRLKDSLNWKELPMPQVTQMTNEKRQAEIEREREALRTQKEQARQTFEQKKAEKKTLLATLYATLVDEERIEQAKAYMAHGSAYFYLAGWVPNRQVAMLQRALLPFEDRLVKVLSDEETALMPPTKLHNGPLVRPFEALIHMYGTPNYREIDPTAFFALTYLLLFGAMFGDFGQGAVFALAGGFLLRHRRPNLGGVILRVGLSSMVFGLLYGSVFGNETLLPALLIKPFQNINTVLLAAIAFGVALSSVSYVLGIVNRLRAGDLEEGLFGKEGVTGFVLYLSLILAVLSGLGFIPLPTGLFIGLIGLCLALLLFKQPLANLLRKKRHLYEGEVGSYYVESGFSLIEALISIFSGVVSFIRVGAFAINHVGLFMAFETMGEMMGGSGQVAMLIVGNIVILGLEGLIVFIQSLRLEYYEMFSKYYVGDGHPFTQTNA; translated from the coding sequence ATGGCCGTTGAAAAAATGAGCATGGTCCAAGTGGTTGGACGGCTCGATCGGTTGGATGAAATGGTGCGGGCGATGTTCGGCGCGGCGTCCATGGAATTGGTGGATGCACAGCGTGAAATTGAGCACTACAGTTTCACCATTGATACGGGAAAAGAAAATTTAACACGAACGCTGGATATGAATCATGTGACGACATTCGAGCGGGAAGATCTGTGGACGGATTTGTTAGCAAAATGGCCCGAAGTCATGGGAAGAGAGCCGGCAGAATCGGCAAAAGGCGCGCTGATGAATAAAGAAGAGGCACAGGCGTTGTTTTCTTCCTTTGAAGCGCTACATGAGGCGATGCAGAATCTGGACGACGAGGACGCAGCGTTGGAAGCGGAAGCGCGGAGTCTGCGCCTATTTTCGGCGAAGGAAGTGGAGTTAGCGGATTTATCGGATCTGGTGAATTTTTCCTACGCCTACGGAACGCTGACGGAAGCCGGGCGACGTACGATTCGCGGCAATTATGAAAACATTCCGGCGGCGGTGTTGCATTTGGGGCAAACCGAAGGTGAAGAAGCCTATTTCATGCTCTATCCGTTGCGGCTGGCGGAGGAAATTCAGCGCCTGAAAGACAGCTTGAATTGGAAAGAACTGCCCATGCCGCAGGTCACGCAAATGACGAATGAAAAGCGGCAGGCGGAGATTGAACGCGAGCGGGAAGCGCTGCGCACGCAAAAAGAGCAGGCGCGGCAGACATTTGAACAGAAGAAAGCGGAGAAAAAGACACTTTTAGCGACGCTTTACGCCACGTTGGTCGATGAAGAACGCATAGAGCAGGCGAAAGCCTATATGGCGCACGGTAGCGCATATTTTTATCTCGCCGGGTGGGTGCCGAATCGGCAGGTGGCGATGCTGCAGCGGGCGCTTCTGCCTTTCGAAGATCGGCTGGTCAAGGTGCTATCCGATGAAGAAACGGCGCTGATGCCGCCGACAAAACTGCACAACGGACCGCTGGTAAGGCCTTTTGAAGCGCTCATTCATATGTATGGGACGCCGAATTACCGGGAAATCGACCCGACGGCCTTTTTTGCCCTGACCTATCTCTTACTTTTCGGCGCCATGTTCGGCGATTTTGGACAGGGCGCGGTGTTTGCGCTTGCCGGGGGATTTCTTTTACGACATCGCCGACCGAATTTGGGCGGGGTCATTTTACGCGTGGGACTCAGTTCCATGGTGTTCGGTTTGCTGTACGGTTCGGTTTTCGGCAACGAGACGCTACTTCCGGCACTGCTCATCAAGCCGTTTCAAAACATCAATACGGTGTTGTTGGCGGCGATCGCCTTTGGGGTGGCGCTTTCGAGCGTCTCCTATGTCCTAGGGATTGTGAATCGTCTGCGCGCAGGCGATTTGGAGGAAGGACTGTTCGGCAAAGAAGGCGTGACCGGTTTTGTGCTCTATCTGTCGCTGATTCTCGCGGTATTGAGTGGACTCGGTTTCATCCCGCTGCCGACGGGCCTGTTTATCGGGCTCATTGGGTTGTGCCTAGCGCTGCTACTTTTCAAACAGCCACTTGCCAACCTTTTGCGCAAAAAACGTCATTTGTATGAAGGGGAAGTTGGCAGCTACTACGTCGAAAGCGGATTTTCTCTGATCGAAGCGCTGATCTCGATTTTCTCGGGGGTGGTGTCGTTCATTCGTGTCGGCGCCTTTGCCATCAACCACGTTGGACTCTTTATGGCCTTTGAAACCATGGGCGAGATGATGGGCGGCAGCGGGCAGGTGGCGATGTTGATTGTCGGAAACATTGTCATTCTCGGACTGGAAGGATTGATCGTCTTTATTCAGAGCTTGCGTCTGGAATACTACGAGATGTTCAGCAAGTATTATGTCGGGGACGGGCATCCCTTTACGCAAACCAATGCGTAA
- a CDS encoding V-type ATP synthase subunit A: protein MKEREQKRAVGTVFGINGPVVTGVDMSGFAVREMVLVGQEQRLGEIISLDGTQATIQVYEETEGLLPGAPIFPTGHPLSVRLGPGLLSNMFDGIQRPLERIQAEHGPFLPTGIGLQNLDEEKLWEVSFCVQVGDAVHGGQIFGTTQETELIEHRLLIPPDISGTVVRCAENGAYRIDDVLLVVEKDGVQHEVGMAQEWPVRVPRPVESMEATHELLKTGQRVMDVFFPIAKGGTVAIPGGFGTGKTMLQHQIAKYCDAQIIIYIGCGERGNEMTDVLDSFPKLIDPNSGKDLMSRTVLIANTSNMPVAAREASIYTGITMAEYFRDMGYHVALMADSTSRWAEALREISGRLEEMPAEEGYPAYLSSRIAQFYERAGLAHTKSGRDGSVTLIGAVSPAGGDFSEPVTENTKRYVDVFLGLDKELAYSRHYPAIQWTTSYSGYVASLSDYYEDAVGTDVVALRGKMLDLLLQETKLQEIVSLVGEDVLPDEQRLILEIAKILKVGYLQQNAFHKIDAYVPLKKQVRMLEAIDHLYERAKEVLTLHCPISQAKNEELFHTLTMMKYNIANDDVAGIAKIEAKIDAFYDALTLRYGKEDAQ, encoded by the coding sequence ATGAAAGAACGGGAACAAAAACGCGCAGTCGGTACCGTCTTCGGCATTAACGGACCCGTTGTGACAGGCGTGGATATGTCGGGTTTTGCCGTACGCGAGATGGTGTTGGTCGGACAGGAACAGCGTTTGGGCGAAATCATCTCCTTGGATGGCACGCAGGCGACGATTCAGGTCTACGAAGAGACGGAAGGTCTCTTGCCTGGTGCGCCGATTTTCCCCACGGGGCATCCGCTTTCCGTGCGCCTAGGGCCGGGACTGTTGTCAAATATGTTTGACGGGATTCAACGCCCGTTGGAACGCATTCAGGCGGAGCATGGCCCGTTTTTGCCGACGGGAATCGGTCTGCAGAATCTGGATGAGGAAAAATTGTGGGAGGTTTCCTTCTGTGTACAGGTTGGCGATGCCGTGCACGGCGGACAGATTTTTGGAACGACGCAGGAAACAGAGCTCATTGAACACCGCCTGCTGATTCCGCCGGATATTTCCGGCACCGTGGTGCGCTGCGCGGAAAATGGCGCGTATCGTATCGATGATGTGCTTCTGGTGGTCGAAAAAGACGGCGTGCAGCACGAGGTGGGCATGGCCCAGGAGTGGCCGGTGCGCGTACCGCGACCGGTGGAATCGATGGAAGCGACGCATGAACTGTTAAAGACGGGACAGCGCGTCATGGATGTATTTTTCCCGATTGCCAAGGGCGGTACGGTCGCAATTCCGGGCGGCTTCGGGACCGGAAAGACGATGCTGCAGCACCAGATCGCGAAGTACTGCGATGCGCAGATCATCATCTATATCGGATGCGGCGAGCGCGGCAACGAGATGACCGATGTGTTGGATTCGTTTCCGAAACTGATTGACCCGAACAGCGGAAAAGATTTGATGAGCCGCACGGTACTCATTGCCAACACATCGAATATGCCGGTGGCGGCGCGCGAAGCCTCGATTTACACCGGTATTACCATGGCGGAATATTTCCGGGATATGGGTTATCACGTGGCGCTGATGGCGGATTCCACCTCGCGTTGGGCGGAGGCGCTGCGTGAGATTTCAGGGCGTTTGGAAGAAATGCCGGCGGAGGAAGGCTATCCGGCGTACCTGTCGAGCCGCATCGCACAATTTTATGAGCGCGCGGGGCTGGCCCATACGAAGAGCGGGCGCGACGGTTCTGTGACACTGATTGGCGCGGTTTCACCGGCTGGCGGCGATTTTTCCGAGCCGGTGACGGAAAACACGAAACGTTACGTCGATGTTTTTTTGGGGCTGGATAAAGAGCTCGCCTATTCGCGCCACTATCCCGCCATTCAATGGACGACGAGTTATTCCGGATATGTGGCATCCCTGTCCGACTATTATGAAGATGCCGTCGGAACGGATGTGGTCGCGCTGCGCGGAAAAATGCTGGATTTGCTTCTGCAGGAAACAAAATTGCAGGAAATTGTCTCGCTGGTCGGAGAAGACGTGTTGCCGGATGAGCAGCGCCTGATTTTGGAAATTGCAAAAATTTTGAAAGTCGGTTATCTGCAGCAAAATGCATTCCACAAAATTGATGCCTATGTGCCGCTGAAAAAACAGGTGCGCATGTTGGAAGCGATCGATCATCTGTATGAACGGGCAAAAGAGGTACTGACGCTGCATTGTCCCATTTCGCAGGCGAAGAATGAAGAGCTCTTTCATACGTTGACGATGATGAAGTACAACATTGCCAACGACGATGTAGCAGGCATTGCAAAAATTGAAGCGAAAATCGACGCCTTTTACGACGCGTTGACGCTGCGCTATGGGAAGGAGGACGCACAATGA
- a CDS encoding ATP synthase subunit C, translating into MTTILVLTAMIVLLTIASGIYLVYENTDPSKKRLKRALRLNLTAFVPALAMAIVLFIPGAVQAAGTGAADNGLAYVGVALATGLATIGTGYAVGSCGAAALGAVSEDPKILGKTLIFVGLAEGIAIYGLIISIMILGQLG; encoded by the coding sequence ATGACTACGATTTTGGTCTTGACCGCAATGATCGTGTTGCTCACGATTGCATCGGGCATTTATTTGGTTTATGAAAATACGGATCCCAGTAAAAAACGGCTGAAGCGGGCGCTTCGCTTAAACTTAACCGCGTTTGTGCCGGCGCTCGCCATGGCGATTGTGCTCTTTATTCCGGGCGCCGTACAGGCTGCCGGAACGGGGGCGGCGGATAACGGTCTTGCGTATGTCGGTGTGGCGCTGGCGACCGGACTTGCGACGATCGGAACGGGCTATGCCGTCGGTTCCTGTGGGGCAGCTGCCTTGGGTGCGGTTTCGGAAGATCCGAAAATTTTGGGAAAAACCCTGATTTTTGTCGGATTGGCGGAAGGCATTGCAATTTACGGATTGATTATTTCGATTATGATTTTGGGTCAGTTGGGATGA